TAAAAACCAAGCAAGTACAGCGACAATCAATCCAGGGATTAAAAAGACATAGGTGACGATACGCACCGGTCGTTTCATTACATTCAGACGTGCTTGTCGCTCGAATAGGTGTTCCACTTCGATGTTCCTTTCTGTCTGACGAAGCGGGCTACCTCAACGTCACTGATATAATCCGGGTCACGCGCCCCGTCGCGTCGGATGATCCATTCGCTGATGAAGTAAAGCGGTGTTAAAATCGCAAAAATTGCCACAAGCATCTGCCAGAACGGTTCCTCGATCGTCTGGATGATGACGATCGTCAAGATCGCGTACAGCAGGACGTGACTACCGATGCGTAGTAAAAATTGTCGACGGATCTGAGCTTTTGAGATATAGCCGTCTAAAATTTTTCGTTTTTTAGTTGATAGCGAAAATCGGAGCCGAGAAAAAGGGCTGGAATCGTCAAAATCAACAAGGGGATATCGGTCCACTCGATCAAGATACCAACTGTTATGAATAGAAGCACGTTCCAGTACCAGCGTGTGCCGAGCCACTCGACATCCCGGTACGCGAGCGCAAGTTTTTGTAGACGTTCTTCACGAGCCGTTTGCATAGTACCTTCTCCTTTAGCGGGCTTTGTGAATTTCTTTTTCCGTGATATACGTTGGATCAATCTTTCGTGAGACGAACTCTAACGTTTTTCGGCAGATCCAGTAGAACGGAATGACGACGATGACGAGACCGATCAAGAAAGATGTATTCGGGCGATCGACTGCCCAAACGATCAGACCAGCGAGTGCTCCGTATTGTAAGATACCGATCAACACATGCACGTGATAAAGCCGTCTTGCAGAAGTCTCTGATGTATATTCCGCAACAAGCGCGAACCGCTTGCGTTGTACGAACATGTCGTAGCCAAAATACAATAACGGGACGATCATCGCGTAGATCGGTTTCTCGAGTGTGTTACTGAGCGCTAAGAATGCCGCAAGCATGACCCACATGCCGGTCTGTGTCTTTTGGTGCATCTCTTCGTATAGCGTCGCTAAGGCATCCGTTTGTGTATGTACGTGTTCCATGGTCATCCACCTCTCTATACTGTTATATACTTACATTTTACTGGATCGGTTTCATCTGTAGTACGAATTTCAAAAAAAAGGTGTCCTACCGCTTAGGGTAAGACATCTTCCATGAAGACTACGCACTGACCTGGATGATCAGATAGATGACGCTATAGGCAACAATCGCGAGCGGTATCATCGCGACACCGATCAGCCAGCCGTTTTTGTCACGGATACCAAGATATAAGACGAGACACCCTACGATGAAGGCGATTAAGGTCGTGAACGGATTCATGGTTGTTCCCCCTCTGACTTGTTTCTGTTCTTAAATTTCCCCCTCTTCTCGTCTCATAAACCCTTCAAGGCGCTTCGGCACGCAAGAAAAGCCAGACGGATACCCGCCTGACTTTAGTCTATAGTTACTTATTTTTTCGTGATGACGACTGTTTTCGTAACAACGTGTCCACCGAGGTCCTTCAGTTTCAAGTTGTACGTGTTTTTCCCCTTCTTGAGCGTCACTTTTTTCGTGATTGTCTTTTTGAAGGCTTTCATCTCGTACGGCTCTTTGAACGTCCGGCGGTATTCCGCGCTACCATTGAAGTCAAAGCGTAATTCGCTGTAGTTATCGCGAAGAACGATCTTCATCTCGGCTGTTTTTGTTTTGCTTGAAACGGTTTTTGGTGCAGTGACGCGAATCGTCGGTAATTCTGTGTCGATGATGACTTGGCGACTGAACGCCACACGGTTTCCTTTACCATCGTACGCCTCGACTTTGAATGACTTGACGCCATCCGTCGTGTACGTCACGTCGTGGCTGAAGGCATAGTTTTGCTGGGCTGCATCGAAACTTAATTTAACGGATTTTCCGTTGATCTTGAACGATTTGATGCCTGATTCATCAGAGACATGACCCGCGATGTTGATGACTTTTGATGTCGCAAGACCAAGTGCAACTGGTGTATCGATTTGAACGTTCGGTACCGCTTTATCGACACCTGTCGTGTTGACGTCTTTTTTCACACTGTTTCCAGCATAATCCTTCACAACAAAGGCAATCTTCGCGCGCTCTGGAAGATCCGTCAACGTGTACGCTTTTTCTGTTGCTGCAAGTGGTTGTTTCAAGACACTCTTACCATTGACGAGGATATCGTATGACGCGACACCTGTTCCTTGGTCACCTGCTGTCCACGAGAGCGTTGATTTCGACGCATCCCACTTCACAGTTGCAGCTGGTTTTTTCGTATCGATATAGACTGGGAAGAGATTCGACTGCCATTTTGCATTCGGATAATCGATCACGGATTTGACTTTGTAGTAGTAAAGACCATCCTTGACCGGTTTCCCGTTGATCGTTCCGTCCCAAGCAGCGCTTGTGACTGGTGTGTATCCGTCCTCTGAACCGCTATCGTAGTAGTTCTTGACGACGTCCGTTTGCGTATCGAGCTTCTGAAGCGTTGCTTTGTTACGGTCAAGAATCGAGTACTCGACTTTTTTCGCATTACGGAGGAACGAGATGATCGGGAATGCTTCATCTGCGCTACCATCGTTGTTTGGTGAGAACGATACTTTGTTCGCGACGACATCGCCAGCAGCGTTTGCGCCGAGGAATTCGAAGTTATCCTTCACTTCTGTCGCTAGACCTGTCAAACCATAGAACGTGTTGTCTTCATCGTACAATGGTGCGTCTAGAATCGGCGCTTGATCCCATTTCCCTTTGAAGCCAACGTAAGGAACCGTCAATTCTGGATTCTTACTCTTCGTATCGATCAAACGGACGAATCCTTCGACGAAGTAGCCGTTCTCAAAGACTTGTTCGAGCGGAAGTTCGTTTGCCCAGTCCGTTGTATCCTTTAGATCGACCGATACACTGACTTTCGTTGAACTCTTCGGATTAATCGAGACCGAGCTTGCTTTCTTCGAGCCAACTGCGAATGAGATCGGATATGTGCCCTTGTTCGCGTCCACCGTACCGATCGTTCCCTTTTTAAAGATTCCGTTTGCTTCGAGGAAGTTCGATCCTTCTGCGCCGAGATCCGATTGAACCGTTCCGGCTAACTTATACGTCACTTTTTCACTGCTGTAGTTTTTCAAATCAAGTGTGAACGTGAACTTCTCGCCGACTTCCTTCAAGGATGCCTTACCTTCACCCGACTTCGTCTCTGTGACGACGACTGGCGTCTTCATGGCAGCACGAAGATCCATCAGTCCAGCTCCCTCACGACGTGGGGAGTAGAAGTTGCCTGTTTTTAGCTGCGCATTGTATTTTCCTTGATCGAGTTGTGGACGCGACGTGTTCATCAAGATGTTCTTCGCGAGTTTGACGCGTGTCGCACCGTCGACTTTGAAGTCCTTCGCGATCCGTTGCATGACGAGTGCCGTTCCACCAGCGACGTGTGGTGCCGCCATCGATGTCCCACTCATGACGCCATACTCGTTATCGTTGAGCGTCGAGTAGATTTTTCCACCTGGTGCCGTGATTTCTGGCTTGAAGTCAAGACTTGGTGTGACACCCCATGACGTGAAGTCAGACATTTGTCCTGCGACCGGGTTATCGGCTGAGACTGCTTTTCCGTCGAACGTGACAGCGATTGCTTTGCCTTCTTTTGCTTTTGCTTCGAGGTTGTTTCCGTCTTCGATGCTGAGTGTGACGAGTGGAATCGTTGGGTTATTGAGCGCCATGCTGACGTAATCCCCGTGATCGACTTTACCACGGACGATGACACCTGCTGCGCCTTGTTTTTGAGCTTCTGCTTGAATCATGCCATAGTTAAAATCACCCGTCCGAACGACGAAAACGACTTTCCCTTTGACATCTTTGCCTTCGTAGTTCGAAGCTTGACCGTCACCGACATAGACGACATCCTTCTTCTCTTTATCGAAGACGGCAATCGGATTCGGTGAATCTTGTTTTTGGTATGCCAAATAACCAGCATCCTGACCGTCGATCGTCAGTGCCATGCCTTCGAGTGTCAATTTCGTATTTTCGAGTGATGCGACTTGGAGTGCTTGGCTTGTTAAACCTGGGGCACCGACGACACCGATATCCGGGTTCGCTGTGTACGGGTTACCTGCACCATGACCTGCGAATGCCGAGTTACCAGCAGAAATCGCACACAAGATGCCGTTGTTCATCGCGTTGACGATTGCGCGTTGTTCTGGATCATCTGCATTGACGAACGATGCCGTCGAACCGAGACTCATGTTGATGACATCGGCTCCGAGTGCAATCGCATCATCGATCGCTTTAATGTAGATATCGCTGAATGTCGATGGCATTCCTGGATCGTTTCCGAAGACTTTCATCGCGAGGAGCTGTGTTTCCGGCGCGACCCCTTTGATGCCACCGTTTGCTTCATCGCCGTTTGCTCCGACCGTACCCGCGACGTGCATACCGTGCATCGATGCGCCCGCACCTAAATCACGGATTTCGCTATCGTGATCGGCATAGTTATAGCCATACGGTACTTTTTCCGTGAAGTACTTTCCTTTTAAGCCTTTTGTTTCTTTCGCACTATCGACTTTTGAAGAAGTCAAATCGATCTTCGTCTCTGGGCTCAAGACCATGTCCTTATGCGACGGATCGATTCCTGTATCGATGACGGCAACGATCGTTCCTTCCCCTTTAAAACCATAGTCTTGCCATGTTTCCTTCGCATTGACCATGTCCTTGCTGTACAGCATGTCTGGCTTTGCACCTTTAGCAACTTCCGGACGCGCGTATTCATGGGCGATATGTACGCTCTTGACGCCGTTAAGTTGTTTTATGTCTTCGATATCGCCGAACTTGACTTCACCACTGAATCCGTTGATGACGGTCGTGAAGCTCTCCTTATATGTAACGGGAATCGATTTTTTAGCGATGGCTGACTTGACTGATTTTTGAACGCTGACGAGGCGATCTTTAATCGACTCTTTTTCGGCATTGCTCAATGTGCTATACCGCTTGTTTTGAGCCTGGGCGATTTGAATCGCCGGCTTCTCTTCCATCTCGATGACGACACGGACTTTATCCGATTGTTTGTAGTTCTTCTCTTGCCCCGATTTCTTCAGTGAGAGCGCTTGCGGTTTTTGACCCGTTGCTTTGTCTTGCGACGACAGTGCACCTTGCGCACTGACTAGATTGGAAGACGTCATTAAGACGGCTGCCATAAGTGCAATCTTCTTCTTCATGCGTTCGTTTTCCCCTTTTCTGTAAAACCATAGTAGTACTACTGATAAAACAGTTAAACGAAAATTCTGTATATTTAGTTTAATGAATTTAATGGAAATAAACAATTTATATTTGTCTATTTTTTTAATTTATTTGTTTTACATGACATTTTATATTTGTAAGGAATTTAACTGGGAGTAAAATAAAAACTCCTCGACGCTTCGAGGAGTTAGATATTTGGTATTGGTGGAGACTATCGGGATCGAACCGACGACCTTTTGGCTGCCAGCCAAACGCTCTCCCAGCTGAGCTAAGCCCCCATGAATTATCTTTAGTATACGCATCACTAACTGCTTTATCAATATAAAAAGAACGCTTTCCTAAAAAAGAATCCCTTCCAAAATCGTCGGAAGGAATTCACGATTCATTTATTCAATTCACGCATCAAGTCCGCCTGTCGTTCAAGCTCTGCCTGTTGCTCGAGGATCAAGACCTTTTTGTACGTCCGCGCAGAAATCAAGATGCTGATTTCATAGAGAACGAACAATGGAACCGAGATCATCAAGTGTGACGTCACGTCCGGCGGTGCGATCAATGCCGCAACGACGAACAGCGCAAAGTACGCATATTTCCGATTCTTTCGCATGAAATATGGCGTCACGAGACCAAGACGTGTCAGGAACATCGTCACGACCGGCAATTGGAACAGAAGACCGAACGGCATCGTCAACCGG
This region of Exiguobacterium acetylicum DSM 20416 genomic DNA includes:
- a CDS encoding S8 family serine peptidase; amino-acid sequence: MKKKIALMAAVLMTSSNLVSAQGALSSQDKATGQKPQALSLKKSGQEKNYKQSDKVRVVIEMEEKPAIQIAQAQNKRYSTLSNAEKESIKDRLVSVQKSVKSAIAKKSIPVTYKESFTTVINGFSGEVKFGDIEDIKQLNGVKSVHIAHEYARPEVAKGAKPDMLYSKDMVNAKETWQDYGFKGEGTIVAVIDTGIDPSHKDMVLSPETKIDLTSSKVDSAKETKGLKGKYFTEKVPYGYNYADHDSEIRDLGAGASMHGMHVAGTVGANGDEANGGIKGVAPETQLLAMKVFGNDPGMPSTFSDIYIKAIDDAIALGADVINMSLGSTASFVNADDPEQRAIVNAMNNGILCAISAGNSAFAGHGAGNPYTANPDIGVVGAPGLTSQALQVASLENTKLTLEGMALTIDGQDAGYLAYQKQDSPNPIAVFDKEKKDVVYVGDGQASNYEGKDVKGKVVFVVRTGDFNYGMIQAEAQKQGAAGVIVRGKVDHGDYVSMALNNPTIPLVTLSIEDGNNLEAKAKEGKAIAVTFDGKAVSADNPVAGQMSDFTSWGVTPSLDFKPEITAPGGKIYSTLNDNEYGVMSGTSMAAPHVAGGTALVMQRIAKDFKVDGATRVKLAKNILMNTSRPQLDQGKYNAQLKTGNFYSPRREGAGLMDLRAAMKTPVVVTETKSGEGKASLKEVGEKFTFTLDLKNYSSEKVTYKLAGTVQSDLGAEGSNFLEANGIFKKGTIGTVDANKGTYPISFAVGSKKASSVSINPKSSTKVSVSVDLKDTTDWANELPLEQVFENGYFVEGFVRLIDTKSKNPELTVPYVGFKGKWDQAPILDAPLYDEDNTFYGLTGLATEVKDNFEFLGANAAGDVVANKVSFSPNNDGSADEAFPIISFLRNAKKVEYSILDRNKATLQKLDTQTDVVKNYYDSGSEDGYTPVTSAAWDGTINGKPVKDGLYYYKVKSVIDYPNAKWQSNLFPVYIDTKKPAATVKWDASKSTLSWTAGDQGTGVASYDILVNGKSVLKQPLAATEKAYTLTDLPERAKIAFVVKDYAGNSVKKDVNTTGVDKAVPNVQIDTPVALGLATSKVINIAGHVSDESGIKSFKINGKSVKLSFDAAQQNYAFSHDVTYTTDGVKSFKVEAYDGKGNRVAFSRQVIIDTELPTIRVTAPKTVSSKTKTAEMKIVLRDNYSELRFDFNGSAEYRRTFKEPYEMKAFKKTITKKVTLKKGKNTYNLKLKDLGGHVVTKTVVITKK